The proteins below are encoded in one region of Phaseolus vulgaris cultivar G19833 chromosome 1, P. vulgaris v2.0, whole genome shotgun sequence:
- the LOC137815298 gene encoding uncharacterized protein isoform X1, whose amino-acid sequence MMKKKKQVPEWMNSSLWSSPSDHHRFGPPSPPPSPPPPPPPPPPPVSVREDPPTNHNASPSSSSVVSSPSASSAADDISSQAQLLTELSRKVVDMRELRRVASQGIPHAAAPALRPTLWKLLLGYLPSDRALWSSELANKRSQYKHFKDDLLMNPSEITRRIYNSAAHDIDDAKSETRILLSRSQITHEDHPLSLGKTSVWNQFFQDTDLIEQIDRDVKRTHPDIHFFSGDSQLAKSNQDALKNILLIFAKLNPGIRYVQGMNEVLAPLFYVFKNDPDEENAAFAEADTFFCFVELLSGFQDNFCQQLDNSIVGIRSTITRLSQLLKEHDEELWRHLEVTTQVNPQFYAFRWITLLLTQEFNFSDILHIWDIILSDPEGPQETLLRICCAMLIFVRRRLLAGDFTSNLKLLQSYPSTNISHLLHVANKLRVQSG is encoded by the exons atgatgaagaagaagaaacaggTACCGGAGTGGATGAATAGTTCTCTGTGGTCCTCCCCCTCCGACCACCACCGCTTTGGCCCGCCCTCTCCACCTCCTTCTCCGCCTCCTCCTCCTCCGCCTCCGCCTCCCCCCGTCTCTGTCAGAGAAGATCCCCCAACTAATCACAATGCCTCTCCTTCTTCTTCGTCCGTCGTCTCTTCTCCTTCTGCATCCTCCGCCGCCGATGACATCTCCTCTCAAGCTCAGTTGTTGACCGAG TTATCTAGGAAGGTTGTAGACATGCGCGAGTTGAGGAGAGTCGCTTCTCAAGGTATTCCTCATGCTGCCGCCCCTGCTTTACGCCCTACGCTCTGGAAG CTTTTGCTTGGATATCTTCCGTCCGATCGTGCCCTTTGGTCCTCTGAATTAGCCAATAAGAGGTCCCAGTACAAACATTTCAAAGACGACCTCCTCATGAATCCT TCAGAAATCACGAGGAGGATCTACAACTCCGCTGCTCATGACATCGATGATGCAAAATCTGAGACTCGTATCTTGCTTTCTAGATCACAAATCACTCATGAAGATCACCCTTTGAGTCTTGGCAAGACCAGCGTATGGAATCAGTTCTTCCAG gACACAGATCTCATAGAGCAGATTGATCGTGATGTAAAACGGACTCATCCAGATATACACTTCTTCTCTGGTGATTCTCAATTGGCAAAATCTAATCAG GATGCTTTGAAGAACATATTACTTATTTTTGCAAAGTTGAATCCAGGTATAAGATATGTTCAAGGGATGAATGAAGTATTGGCTCCTCTCTTCTATGTATTCAAAAATGACCCTGATGAGGAAAATGCT GCCTTTGCTGAAGCAGACacattcttttgttttgttgaGCTATTGAGTGGGTTCCAAGATAATTTTTGTCAACAACTTGATAATAGTATTGTTGGAATCCGTTCCACTATTACAAGATTATCCCAGCTTTTAAAAGAACACGATGAAGAACTGTGGCGTCATCTTGAGGTCACTACCCAG GTCAATCCCCAGTTCTATGCATTTAGGTGGATTACTCTCCTCTTGACTCAGGAATTTAATTTTTCTGACATCCTCCATATTTGGGACATCATTTTAAGTGATCCAGAGGGTCCACAG GAAACACTTCTCAGAATATGCTGCGCAATGCTAATTTTCGTCCGTAGGCGCCTCCTAGCGGGTGATTTCACTTCTAACCTCAAGTTGCTTCAAAGTTATCCCTCTACAAACATTAGTCATTTGCTCCATGTGGCAAACAAGTTACGTGTACAGTCAGGCTAA
- the LOC137815298 gene encoding uncharacterized protein isoform X2: protein MMKKKKQVPEWMNSSLWSSPSDHHRFGPPSPPPSPPPPPPPPPPPVSVREDPPTNHNASPSSSSVVSSPSASSAADDISSQAQLLTELSRKVVDMRELRRVASQGIPHAAAPALRPTLWKLLLGYLPSDRALWSSELANKRSQYKHFKDDLLMNPSEITRRIYNSAAHDIDDAKSETRILLSRSQITHEDHPLSLGKTSVWNQFFQDTDLIEQIDRDVKRTHPDIHFFSGDSQLAKSNQDALKNILLIFAKLNPGIRYVQGMNEVLAPLFYVFKNDPDEENAAFAEADTFFCFVELLSGFQDNFCQQLDNSIVGIRSTITRLSQLLKEHDEELWRHLEVTTQVNPQFYAFRWITLLLTQEFNFSDILHIWDIILSDPEGPQSSFLPFGYSMFGVGHCLLPSATDKLSFLTPPMGIACNYSFGWKHFSEYAAQC, encoded by the exons atgatgaagaagaagaaacaggTACCGGAGTGGATGAATAGTTCTCTGTGGTCCTCCCCCTCCGACCACCACCGCTTTGGCCCGCCCTCTCCACCTCCTTCTCCGCCTCCTCCTCCTCCGCCTCCGCCTCCCCCCGTCTCTGTCAGAGAAGATCCCCCAACTAATCACAATGCCTCTCCTTCTTCTTCGTCCGTCGTCTCTTCTCCTTCTGCATCCTCCGCCGCCGATGACATCTCCTCTCAAGCTCAGTTGTTGACCGAG TTATCTAGGAAGGTTGTAGACATGCGCGAGTTGAGGAGAGTCGCTTCTCAAGGTATTCCTCATGCTGCCGCCCCTGCTTTACGCCCTACGCTCTGGAAG CTTTTGCTTGGATATCTTCCGTCCGATCGTGCCCTTTGGTCCTCTGAATTAGCCAATAAGAGGTCCCAGTACAAACATTTCAAAGACGACCTCCTCATGAATCCT TCAGAAATCACGAGGAGGATCTACAACTCCGCTGCTCATGACATCGATGATGCAAAATCTGAGACTCGTATCTTGCTTTCTAGATCACAAATCACTCATGAAGATCACCCTTTGAGTCTTGGCAAGACCAGCGTATGGAATCAGTTCTTCCAG gACACAGATCTCATAGAGCAGATTGATCGTGATGTAAAACGGACTCATCCAGATATACACTTCTTCTCTGGTGATTCTCAATTGGCAAAATCTAATCAG GATGCTTTGAAGAACATATTACTTATTTTTGCAAAGTTGAATCCAGGTATAAGATATGTTCAAGGGATGAATGAAGTATTGGCTCCTCTCTTCTATGTATTCAAAAATGACCCTGATGAGGAAAATGCT GCCTTTGCTGAAGCAGACacattcttttgttttgttgaGCTATTGAGTGGGTTCCAAGATAATTTTTGTCAACAACTTGATAATAGTATTGTTGGAATCCGTTCCACTATTACAAGATTATCCCAGCTTTTAAAAGAACACGATGAAGAACTGTGGCGTCATCTTGAGGTCACTACCCAG GTCAATCCCCAGTTCTATGCATTTAGGTGGATTACTCTCCTCTTGACTCAGGAATTTAATTTTTCTGACATCCTCCATATTTGGGACATCATTTTAAGTGATCCAGAGGGTCCACAG tCATCCTTTCTGCCATTTGGCTATAGCATGTTTGGGGTTGGCCACTGCCTTCTGCCATCTGCCACTGATAAACTCTCATTCCTCACGCCACCAATGGGTATTGCATGCAATTACAGTTTTGGATG GAAACACTTCTCAGAATATGCTGCGCAATGCTAA
- the LOC137815298 gene encoding uncharacterized protein isoform X3, which produces MMKKKKQVPEWMNSSLWSSPSDHHRFGPPSPPPSPPPPPPPPPPPVSVREDPPTNHNASPSSSSVVSSPSASSAADDISSQAQLLTELSRKVVDMRELRRVASQGIPHAAAPALRPTLWKLLLGYLPSDRALWSSELANKRSQYKHFKDDLLMNPSEITRRIYNSAAHDIDDAKSETRILLSRSQITHEDHPLSLGKTSVWNQFFQDTDLIEQIDRDVKRTHPDIHFFSGDSQLAKSNQDALKNILLIFAKLNPGIRYVQGMNEVLAPLFYVFKNDPDEENAAFAEADTFFCFVELLSGFQDNFCQQLDNSIVGIRSTITRLSQLLKEHDEELWRHLEVTTQVNPQFYAFRWITLLLTQEFNFSDILHIWDIILSDPEGPQSSFLPFGYSMFGVGHCLLPSATDKLSFLTPPMGIACNYSFGCGST; this is translated from the exons atgatgaagaagaagaaacaggTACCGGAGTGGATGAATAGTTCTCTGTGGTCCTCCCCCTCCGACCACCACCGCTTTGGCCCGCCCTCTCCACCTCCTTCTCCGCCTCCTCCTCCTCCGCCTCCGCCTCCCCCCGTCTCTGTCAGAGAAGATCCCCCAACTAATCACAATGCCTCTCCTTCTTCTTCGTCCGTCGTCTCTTCTCCTTCTGCATCCTCCGCCGCCGATGACATCTCCTCTCAAGCTCAGTTGTTGACCGAG TTATCTAGGAAGGTTGTAGACATGCGCGAGTTGAGGAGAGTCGCTTCTCAAGGTATTCCTCATGCTGCCGCCCCTGCTTTACGCCCTACGCTCTGGAAG CTTTTGCTTGGATATCTTCCGTCCGATCGTGCCCTTTGGTCCTCTGAATTAGCCAATAAGAGGTCCCAGTACAAACATTTCAAAGACGACCTCCTCATGAATCCT TCAGAAATCACGAGGAGGATCTACAACTCCGCTGCTCATGACATCGATGATGCAAAATCTGAGACTCGTATCTTGCTTTCTAGATCACAAATCACTCATGAAGATCACCCTTTGAGTCTTGGCAAGACCAGCGTATGGAATCAGTTCTTCCAG gACACAGATCTCATAGAGCAGATTGATCGTGATGTAAAACGGACTCATCCAGATATACACTTCTTCTCTGGTGATTCTCAATTGGCAAAATCTAATCAG GATGCTTTGAAGAACATATTACTTATTTTTGCAAAGTTGAATCCAGGTATAAGATATGTTCAAGGGATGAATGAAGTATTGGCTCCTCTCTTCTATGTATTCAAAAATGACCCTGATGAGGAAAATGCT GCCTTTGCTGAAGCAGACacattcttttgttttgttgaGCTATTGAGTGGGTTCCAAGATAATTTTTGTCAACAACTTGATAATAGTATTGTTGGAATCCGTTCCACTATTACAAGATTATCCCAGCTTTTAAAAGAACACGATGAAGAACTGTGGCGTCATCTTGAGGTCACTACCCAG GTCAATCCCCAGTTCTATGCATTTAGGTGGATTACTCTCCTCTTGACTCAGGAATTTAATTTTTCTGACATCCTCCATATTTGGGACATCATTTTAAGTGATCCAGAGGGTCCACAG tCATCCTTTCTGCCATTTGGCTATAGCATGTTTGGGGTTGGCCACTGCCTTCTGCCATCTGCCACTGATAAACTCTCATTCCTCACGCCACCAATGGGTATTGCATGCAATTACAGTTTTGGATG TGGAAGCACCTGA
- the LOC137816128 gene encoding protein transport protein SEC23 G, which yields MVYLHHLASSPCSSLHLFHGNRHLSSNQIRQFLNIGRPHPLHHGHTPKQDFLLPFSECEFSITSAIEDIHSTFDFTSATRPPRCTGVAISVALGLLESCLVTTGARIMLFTSGPATIGPGIVVDSDLRQPIRTHHHIFNSQARHHANSCSFYDQLSKRLSDASVVLDLFACSLDQVGAAELRQPVEQSGGFMILSESFESDQFKKCLRHMFKPDDQGHLKMNFDATIEIVTTKDVKICGALGPCVSMHRKNSLVSETEVGQGGTSLWKLNTLSHKTCIAFFFQVNQQQIIQPGSAFLIQFITRYRQGNMGCRKRVTTAARRWVENHSADIAAGFDQEAAAAVMARLAILRALACHPRDVIRWLDDTLIRFTSKFGDYVAEDPSSFRLSSNFSLYPQFMFHLRRSQFIDVCNTTPDETAFFRLMLNREGVVGSLIMIQPTLFQYSFDGPPVPVLLDIRSVSPDFILLFDSFFYVVIHHGSKIAQWRKLGYDKDPNHENFRKLLEAPELDAEQLVADRVPVPRIIRCDQHSSQARFLLAKLNPSVTQNSTYTDGSDIIFTDDMSLEVFLDQLQTCKLSDTFTVIRMVLSIRLVLKI from the exons ATGGTCTATCTCCACCATCTCGCCTCTTCCCCCTGTTCCTCCCTCCACCTCTTTCACGGCAACCGCCATCTCTCCTCCAATCAG ATTCGCCAGTTCCTCAACATTGGCCGCCCCCACCCGCTGCATCACGGACACACCCCCAAACAGGATTTTCTGTTGCCATTTTCCGAATGTGAATTCTCCATCACTTCTGCAATTGAAGACATTCATTCCACATTCGACTTCACCTCCGCCACTCGCCCTCCAAGGTGCACCGGCGTTGCCATTTCCGTCGCCCTCGGACTTCTAGAGTCTTGCCTTGTCACCACGGGCGCCAGGATCATGCTCTTCACCTCCGGACCTGCCACTATCGGACCCGGAATCGTTGTTGATTCTGATCTCCGCCAACCCATCAGAACCCACCATCACATCTTCAATTCCCAAGCCAGACACCACGCCAACTCTTGCTCTTTCTATGACCAACTCTCCAAGAGGCTCTCTGATGCGTCTGTTGTTCTTGATCTCTTTGCCTGTTCGCTGGATCAAGTTGGGGCCGCCGAGCTTCGACAACCTGTTGAGCAATCTGGTGGATTCATGATTCTCTCCGAATCTTTCGAATCCGATCAGTTTAAGAAATGTCTCAGGCATATGTTCAAGCCTGACGACCAGGGCCATTTGAAGATGAACTTTGATGCCACTATTGAGATAGTTACCACCAAAGATGTCAAAATCTGTGGAGCACTTGGCCCTTGCGTGTCTATGCACAGAAAGAACAGTTTGGTGAGTGAGACTGAGGTTGGACAAGGTGGCACCTCTTTGTGGAAGTTAAACACACTCTCCCACAAAACTTGCATTGCTTTTTTCTTCCAAGTAAATCAACAGCAGATAATTCAACCCGGCTCCGCATTTTTGATTCAGTTTATCACGCGGTACAGGCAGGGGAACATGGGATGCCGGAAAAGAGTGACCACTGCTGCAAGACGATGGGTTGAAAACCATTCTGCTGATATAGCTGCTGGGTTTGATCAAGAAGCCGCCGCTGCAGTTATGGCAAGACTTGCCATTCTCCGTGCACTGGCATGCCATCCCCGTGATGTCATTAGATGGCTGGATGACACGCTCATACGTTTTACTTCCAAGTTTGGGGACTATGTGGCAGAAGATCCATCTTCCTTCCGCCTATCCTCCAACTTTTCCCTCTATCCCCAATTTATGTTTCACTTGAGGCGATCTCAATTCATTGATGTCTGTAACACTACTCCTGATGAAACTGCATTTTTCCGGCTTATGCTGAACCGCGAGGGAGTAGTAGGATCGCTTATAATGATTCAACCTACGCTTTTCCAATATTCATTTGATGGTCCACCTGTTCCAGTACTGCTGGATATTCGTTCTGTTTCTCCGGATTTTATCTTGCTCTTTGATTCTTTCTTCTATGTGGTGATTCATCACGGGTCCAAGATTGCTCAGTGGAGGAAGCTGGGTTATGATAAGGACCCCAATCATGAGAACTTCAGGAAGCTGTTGGAAGCCCCAGAACTGGATGCAGAGCAATTGGTAGCGGACAGGGTTCCAGTGCCAAGGATTATAAGATGTGACCAGCATAGTAGCCAGGCTAGATTTCTTCTCGCCAAGTTGAATCCATCCGTTACTCAAAATTCAACCTACACAGATGGATCGGATATTATATTTACTGATGACATGAGCTTGGAAGTTTTTCTAGATCAGTTGCAG ACTTGTAAATTATCTGATACCTTTACTGTGATTAGAATGGTTTTGTCTATTAGACTAGTTCTGAAGATTTAG